From a region of the Coffea arabica cultivar ET-39 chromosome 3e, Coffea Arabica ET-39 HiFi, whole genome shotgun sequence genome:
- the LOC113737818 gene encoding probably inactive leucine-rich repeat receptor-like protein kinase At5g48380, which produces MGLKGEFPRGLANCSALTAIDLSTNSLYGTIPSDLSRIVRFAPNLNLSFNNFSGEIPVNLANCSFLNALQLSNNQLTGQIPPEIGLLDRLKIFNVANNLLSGPVPIFISATIPSESYANNLGLCGGPLEPCKSNSETKKQDKILFTSGFVVGWVLSTILALVLNLFIVPILSARKLKSKNEKKQKTTASQGPRLLTSNGRIQDSKIMALEKHVTRMSFEELGKATDDFHCMNIIGTGKLGTMYKAILQNGWFLAVKKLHNSYDFDQEFMSELMTVGRMRHCNFVPLIGFCYEINSRLLVYKYMSNGNLHDLLFSAQNGKVKCIEWPVRVKIAVGIARGLAWLHQVGVVHSSICSRCILLDHGCEPKISNFGSAKLLKSNFTSSSWRTVVDNEVWESGSFKKDVYEFGVVLLELIAEKEFSQMNGCLKSFEGLDMVEWTFQNSKPCDSDEIRQVSENEILEFVRVAVDCIQSNPARRPSMLEVYKTLSKITGRSELGND; this is translated from the exons ATGGGACTAAAAGGTGAGTTTCCTAGAGGCCTAGCCAATTGCTCAGCTTTAACGGCTATAGACCTTTCAACAAATAGTCTCTATGGAACCATTCCTTCTGATTTATCACGTATTGTCCGATTTGCTCCAAATCTTAACCTTTCTTTCAACAATTTTTCGGGTGAAATTCCTGTAAATCTTGCAAATTGTTCATTTCTAAATGCCCTACAGCTCAGCAACAACCAATTAACAGGTCAAATTCCTCCAGAAATTGGCCTATTAGATCGCTTGAAGATTTTTAATGTTGCCAACAACCTTTTATCTGGCCCAGTCCCTATTTTTATTAGCGCAACTATACCTTCTGAAAGCTATGCAAATAATTTGGGGCTTTGTGGTGGTCCATTAGAGCCTTGTAAGTCTAATTCAGAAACAAAGAAACAGGACAAAATCCTCTTCACAAGTGGTTTTGTGGTTGGATGGGTACTTTCTACCATCTTGGCTCTAGTTCTTAACTTGTTTATTGTGCCTATCCTGAGTGCAAGAAAACTAAAGAGCAAGAatgagaaaaaacaaaagactaCAGCTTCTCAAGGACCACGACTTTTAACTTCGAATGGGAGAATCCAAGACTCCAAG ATTATGGCACTGGAAAAACATGTAACAAGAATGAGTTTCGAAGAACTCGGCAAGGCAACCGATGATTTCCACTGTATGAATATAATTGGAACGGGGAAACTGGGGACAATGTACAAGGCAATACTCCAAAATGGTTGGTTTCTTGCCGTCAAGAAACTCCATAACTCATATGATTTCGATCAAGAATTTATGTCTGAGCTCATGACTGTTGGAAGGATGAGACATTGCAATTTCGTACCACTCATAGGCTTCTGCTATGAAATTAACAGCAGACTTTTAGTCTATAAATACATGTCGAACGGAAACCTCCATGATCTCCTCTTTTCTGCTCAAAACGGCAAGGTCAAGTGCATAGAATGGCCTGTGAGGGTGAAAATAGCAGTTGGGATTGCGAGAGGACTTGCATGGCTTCATCAGGTTGGAGTAGTCCATAGCAGCATTTGTTCAAGATGCATATTGCTTGATCATGGTTGTGAACCCAAGATATCCAACTTTGGAAGtgcaaaacttttgaaatcgaacTTTACTTCTTCGAGTTGGAGAACTGTGGTAGACAATGAAGTATGGGAGTCGGGTTCGTTTAAGAAGGATGTCTATGAGTTTGGAGTTGTGCTTCTTGAGTTAATTGCTGAAAAGGAATTTAGCCAAATGAATGGTTGTCTGAAGAGTTTTGAAGGTCTTGATATGGTCGAATGGACATTTCAGAACTCCAAACCATGCGATTCGGATGAGATTAGGCAAGTATCTGAAAATGAGATCCTTGAGTTTGTTAGAGTTGCAGTTGACTGCATTCAATCTAATCCGGCAAGAAGGCCATCCATGCTAGAAGTGTACAAAACATTGAGCAAAATCACTGGGAGATCTGAACTTGGAAATGATTAA